The Argentina anserina chromosome 5, drPotAnse1.1, whole genome shotgun sequence genome includes the window atgtttgtgattgagatatatataaaggttatggtaaaaattgAATTACCAATTTGATTACACGTACAAAGGAATTAATGtttgttgaaaaaaaattgaatgctAGATTTTGATCTTCATCAGTTAGTTGATTGCAGAACAAACGCGGCGAAATTCACCATTTGTTCGATGATGTTGTCAACTGTATTTATTATATAGCGTTTCATAATCAAATTAAGATCGAGACATTGATCTCCCATTTGTTCCTTGCGATAATGCCATATATCTTTATTCACCGCCACCGTACATGACTCGCAACTTTTCTGTATAATACTGCCATACTGGCATATGTCCAGTACTGCATAGCAACCTCTCTGTCTTTGTCTctcgtttttttttatctttttttttatcaatggAATACAGCTACACATACATAGCGTAATACCAAAgggaaggaaaataaaaatcgaaGGAAGAGAGGTAATGCATGTCAATTGACCGAGAATCTAGTAAAAGATAACGAAAATTGTTAACTTTATAATGGAACAGCTCTTTGAAGTGATGGGTGTTTACGTATATGCCGTATCTTTATTCACCGCCGGGCGACTAGCAGCAAGAAATTACGATAAGGGCCAGTTGGGTTTCTAGCTAGGGATGGATCGGATGCATATGAGCAGATAGCTCACCATGCACCACCCCCAGCTCCTCTATCTAATATTCGCACGAAGCTGCGTCACAGGCCGTGAATAAGCAATTAACTGTTTAACCTAGCAGCTAGCAAGGTACTAAGAACTTTGGTTGACGGGTTGTTTTCTTCAGTGTAAGTTCTACGTAATTTAAATTCAATCCACAAAATATTGACAATTTAAGGTACTAGTTTAATTAACTGGCATGCATGGAATGAAAAGCAAGAAGTCGCCACTAGCTAAAtcctgcatgcatgcatgtatcaTCGAAGCTTCTTAGACATTTCCTTGAATTAAAGCTAGAACATTGAATTTGTGTCACTGATGTGTTGATACATCAAGCTTAGGCTACTCTTGTTTCACTATCAAGTCCTTATAACACTTAGaaccaatggtctaaatagcggTATCGACATCGTGttagttttgtaaaataaggatataacggaaatatatcggatttatcgtttttactcatttttaattaaatttaatatatttataaacatatactttaAAATATACCAActacttgagaaattaaaacttatacttcaaaatgtactaaataaacttcataaacaaaaaatatttgattgttttgactattaaaatacataaatagtattaattaataaaactagaggtgatcattcatcataacTCTTTCGTCATCGAATCCTATCGACGAATCTgtcattttctttgaattattttttttaaaaacaatgttgttttaatttttttttaaagcacTGATATATTGGGTCAAACTCGGTTTTTTACCCGATATATCACTCTTTgactcaatttttttaattgaccGATATAATACAACGATAAGTaacttatcgtatcgttttcttaatatcagggagatatatcgaagatatatcgggatatttagaacattgcttGGAACACATATTCATTGTAGTAGCAGACCCAAAGAAACCACAATTCTTTACGCACAAAATAGGACCTACCGGGGAGATTGATATTCACTCTCCTCATGAGGGTTCATCTTAATTTGCTTTACTTCAACCGATCAATCTGGAAACGTCTTGgaaatgattatatatatatatatatatatatatacatatatatatatacggagTTTTTCAGGTGTGGAGGTCCGTACCTTTagctaaggtacggattttcatttttttatcaacttttCGATCCAGTTTTTACATATCCACCAtccaatatctaggttataacgtatatatcatctccacaaaatttcagccgatttcatgatcgttaaggtatcgaactaatcaaaaccaatgaaCGTATTGAATTTGTCGAACcagaaccgttcatattttgagtagaaaatcgaagttatgagtaccttaCCGGTGatgaaatcggctgaaattttgtagagataatcTATACGTTATAAACTAGAAAtgggacggtggagatgtgacaAATCGATCGAAAGcttggtcaaaaatgaaaatccataCCTTAAGCTAAAATAAGGACCTCCTTACCTAAAaggccatatatatatatatatatatatagtctctattcagagtgaagcttcactctgaaaattcagagtgaagttcacattttggcacatttttcagtcaaattttttcagcataaccgattcaatatttagatatgctattcaagatcatctctacaaaatttcatctaattcggacatcgttaaggtattgaaattagattaaatcaatgaatgaattaaaactgttcaacgtgaaccgttcgtgtaaatctcaattttgaaagctcaaatcattgtcaaattggatgaaactttatagagatgatcttgaatagcatatctaaatattgaatcgtttatggtgaaaatatttgaccgaaaagtgtgtcaaaattggaacttcactctgaaatttcagagtgaagttgcaattttggcatatttttcggtcaaatttttcagcataagcgattcaatatttaggtatgctattcaagatcacctctacaaaatttcatctaattcggacatcgttaaggtattgaaattagattaaatcaatgaatgaattaaaactgttcaacgtgaaccgtttgtgtaaatctcaattttgaaagctcaaatcattgtcaaattggatgaaactttatagagatgatcttaaatagcatatctaaatattgaatcgcttatggtgaaaatatttgaccgaaaaatgtgccaaaattggaacttcactctggataaaaactgtataaataaataaataaatatatatatatatatatatacacctcAACGTACAAACCCGATCGTACAAGATAAAATCACAACAAAAGTTAATTAGCATATAGTTAATGAAGAAGAATGTTCCCGGGGGTTTGGTTTATATAGAGGTTCCTTTAGCGATTTCCATATACGGCTTGATAAGTAATTGTAATCCAATAGAATTCGGAGGGGAAAAATCGTTTTTTGAGAATTAGGAGGGGAATATTTAACTgaagtaaaagaaaaacttTTTCGTTAGGCAAAAGGTTTCCGGGTTGAACAGGGATTCAAACAATTAGAAGTTTCTGTTTTACTTCAGTCAAAGTTTACGTTCCTTTTATTACGAGGTAGGATTTTCCTTGTAAAACAGTACGCGAACGTTAAAACGTGAAACCATGATGAAATAACACCGCACACACAGTGCTACACATATTGTCGTCTTAGTAATTAAAAGACTGAATGATGGATCTTTATTTATTGATTCGATTACACGTACAAAGGATTGTTTGTAGAAAACTAAAACATTCAGAAACCAAGAAATCTTTTAAGCACATTAGATaatatttcaagaacaagataatAAAACCGACTGCCCTTTTGCCCGCTTCTGATCTTAATCCATCAGTTAGTTAATTACAGAACAAACGCGGCGAATTTCACCCTTTGCTGCAGGTTTCAAACCAATTTTACTCATCTTCACCATAGACCTTCCAAACTCTGCATTAAAATTCAGTGCTTGCATGCCTCGGACTCCCAAGAAGCGCTGGACAAGGCTTCTGGTGGAGGCATCAGTCCATAACATTTGATCTGACTCGAGTACACCACGTCCATTCTTCAAGTTCTTAAAGAATTTCGTATCAAAAAGGTTTGCGCTGCCAGTGTCTAGATCAACACGCTTGGTTCCATCACCGTTTTGTGGGCAGAGTGATTTTAGTTGAGAAAGGAATGAAGGACTGATGGCAGGGTCTGTAACATCACCATTTCCAGTTGTGTTGAAGTTATAGAGTCTGTAGCTGAAAAACTGACAAGCTGTGGTCCCAATGGTGTGTCCGCCTAAAGAGTAAAGAATATCGACAGAGTACGTTCATGAAAATTAGTCGTCTCGATCATTCAAGTAAgaagtaaaatattttgaaactagacAAAAACAAGCCCACGTAATGCTTACCAACAAGAGTGACAAGATCTTGAGTGTTGAGACCCAGATTTTTgaacttttctttttgtactTTGATGGAGTCTCTAAAGCCAGGCAGAGCTGAAGTCTCCGATGCCAATGAAACACGACCGTCAAATCTTCCAGTAGGCACCTTCCAATCGATTCCCTTGGTCTgcaaagaaataaaaacgaaCTCAATCTTCAGCATGCTACTGAATAATTGTTAGTTGCCGTGTAACTAATGTATTATGCACGTAATAATGCACAAACTAAATAATGTAGCTTGCTTATGGAATTAATTAGTTACCAAAACGACAGAATCTCGGGCAGCTAGGGCGAGAATGTCAGCACAGGAAACAACCCCAGGGCATGCGGCTTCAAGCTTTTTCTTTGCATCATCGATAACTTCCCAACCTCTTAATCCTTGGTTAGGGCCGGCAGTTTTTTCGGTGCTTGGACCATCAAGAAGAACAGAACCGTCGCAGCCTTGAACAAAGCAGTCATGGAAGTGCATCCTTAATAAGGCAGGAGCAACGGTAGCATCAGATTTGAAGTGAGATTGGACGGTTTTTTTGACAATGGACTCTGCTCTAGGACACGAACGCGAATAGTATCCGACGCGGGGGACGTTTTTGCCTTGCGCGTTAGGCAAGGTTGTAGCCAATGCAATCAAGAGAATAGTTAACAGAATGGATGACTTGAGGTACATTTTGGTGCCTTACTAGAGAGATATATTGTATGTATCAGCAGGCTAGGTTGAGTATTCTATCGAATCTGTGTTAACTTCTGAAATGATCGATGTAGCTTGCTACGTTATGGGAATAAAGACTCGATTAGTATTTATAAGTTGTATTTAGGTCATGTTAAATGTTTTAAGACACACATGGTAAACAAAGCCGGCTGCTACAAAAATACGGCAAAACCAGATGGTAACGATAAGGTAAGGAAAGTTCTGGTCTATGGCCTTATTCAGTGTCTACATGCATAAATGGGAAAATTTTAGTATACATTAATGCATGTTATATAtcccacatccgacggtcAACATTGTTCTGTCAATTGTTGGATGTAGGATGTATATCATGCATCAAATGTATAGTATACAAATTATCAACTGTTGGGTGTGGGATATTTAGCATGCATTGAATGTATATTAAACAAATCCGTATAAATCAATGACTAAAATATTTAGGgtttaaaaattagaaaatttcGACAGAAATTTCGGAAAATATCgattataaaaaataattgagtaaattaatgaaaaaattatataaacatggaaattttgaatgaaattttgagatatgtttatttgatcaattatctactatatttcataagaaattattatataactattagtctCTAGTGAGTTGTTGAGATGAAACAATCGTcgaaaattattaaaaatatattttaaatatatatatatatatatatattatggttGGGAACCAAAAAGAGGCTAGGCCATCACGctttaaaaatatatgatacgttaaacatgaaattacatgagtgatttagaaccacataaaAGATCTATGAggttcaaaattttcacttcATTATCTCCTTAAGTAGAGCCCTGAGTATATTATGTCGAACCGGCTTCTATTTCAATCTGTGCTGGACCGATCGATATACCAATAATAAAGTCTTCGTCCCATTCATCATTGTCTCATGCTCTCAGATTTGGCGCCGCTCACTAAATTCTGTGGTTAATGATATTTGTAAATCGGTGGTTCCTGTTTGGAGAAGAATCAACAGAATAGCTAATAGCATAAAAACAGATCCAAGTAAAGAATAATCATTAAATGAAACAATCGTCgataattattaaaaatatactttaaatatatatttttatagttGAGAACCCAAATAGAGACTCGACCATCAcgtcttatatatatatgatacattaaatgTGAAATTACATGAGTAATTTAAAATCACAGAGGATCTATTAGGTAAaacattttctctattttcaTCATTTCCTTTTAAGTAGACCCATGAGTATATTGTTAAGAATAATCATCATCTCCTTAGTTTATGAAAATATCGAAAGATTtcgaaaatttcaaaatatcaGGAAATTTAGAAAATTTCCACTGAGAAACATTTGGTATGTATGAGATAAATCcatatgtaaaaaaaaatagaaattttcaccaaaatattaaagaaattatttatatttcaattcCTATCATAAATGCATTGCATGGTACTGTTCCGCAGAAAAATGTTAACCTAGTGCCTAAACTTGATCACACGTGGTCCTTCTCAAGTATGTATTGTTTAATGTTATCTTTAGTTCTTTACAaatatgtttgattttttcttACGACGTGACCCTGTCTCTTGTGGCCGGCTTCTTGTGGATCAAGTACTTTTACATTCATGATTCATCAATTTGCCCTGTATATGAGAATGGACAGTGAGATGTCGTGTTAGATTGTCCAAGAATTTCTATCCCATAATGGGATAACGATTAATGATAAACAACTTGATAATGAAGTTTGGGTTGGCATTAATTTAAGATAGAAGAGTCtttgaaaataaaacataaagatGGGTTTTAATAGAGATTTTAAGACAAGTAGGGAAACTTAGGTCAGAAGAATCCAAATCATAGGAGAGGATAAGGTTGTCGTTAATTAGCTCCCTAATCATGACCAGCAGCCGTGGTATATTTATTAGCGAGTTTTTGTTCACTCTTTGCATGTGGGTATACGGGACATATAGTAATCAACTTATcgatcactatatatatacattacaaTATTACATATAGCGCTGAATACATATAGACTATAATTAACAACGCATCAGTTGACAACTATGATTTTTAAGCCATATATAAAAGATATAAGATGAGGAACTGCTGAAATAGTAGTATTGAAGCTGGCTcctgtatgtatgtataaaaTGAAATCGGAGAACAGTGGCGCCCTCCAGTCGGATATTTCAATTTGATGCATATAAAAATCGCAGGCAAAACGATCGCAAATTCCTTAAGTTTTGTAAACACTTGATTACGTACTCTTTCTTCTCAAGTAAAATTGTGCATCATCAGCGAgtgaaaatttcaaattccCTTCCGGCCAGTATAATTAAACATGACTAGAAGAGGAGCGAGCACAATTCATCCCGAACCATGCTAATATTGCTATAACGCTGCTACAACTATGCATGTGTACTTACCCCtaattaaacatatatatgctCTCGAGGAGACTCCATTAACACTTTGTAGACCTTAAAGACATAAGTTTGTTCTCCACttcaaattcaattcaaaattCATTAAGGACCAGCATGAGAAACAAAGAGAGATTAGAGTGATTGGGTAGACGAAATGGAATTAGGGTTTTACCTGGAGGAGAGACCTGCCTCTAGGAGTGAGTGAAAGCTTTAAATATTTGCCGCTCGGAAATAAAATGGTTTCGGCGAGCAAGTGCGAACTATCCGATGTTGACGTCAGGTAGAGAGACTACAACTTTATGAGGGTGCAATGTAACTAGAGTAGAGAGACTTTGATGCCAACGCGATGGCGAGAGTGATGGCAGCAAATTCGGCAAGCTCCTTATTGTCGGGTTGGAAGACGAACAACGTGAAGTCTTGAAGAGAGGCTCTCTGGTGAATCAGGATAGCAGAATAGGAATTGAGGACTGAGAACTTGAGAAGAGAAGTAGAGAACAATGCTAGCTCGAGGTTATCGTTTAGGGTAATATATAAAAACTAAATGACGTCGTCCTGTCTTAGTCATTTTGGGTCGGTTTGGTCTAAACGGTTCGGGTCGAACCATGAATTGAAATGAACTGAAATTGTTtcaattttcagtttttttattCGGTTTCTCTttagttcggttttttttttcaatttaggCTTTGTTTTTTCTAGTCAGTTCTCAATTTTCGGTTTGGAAGTATCACCCCTAAAGCGCATGACCAAAGTTAGTTCCCAGATAAATATGTGCCCAGCAGTAGTGCAACCCAAAGCCTTGAAAAGCCACTTTCAGATAACCCACATCTGCTATGTAATAATATAATGGGGTCTAGTGTTCCTTACTATCAGCACAAGAGAACTAGGATGACAAATTCACTCCAAAATTTAAAAGATCATAAAAGAATACCAAAAAATGAGGGGAGCCTATTAAGTACTCTAGCGGTGCTTGGGCACCGGTCAACACGTGGCACACGTGACCGTTAGTGCTAAATGGACTTTAGCTAGTCCAAGTTTAGAAATGGTCTTTGAACCGAGTTCTCCCGTCGCGAATTCATCGATGAAAACAACAATTTTGCAGAGCCTGAGGCTTCAGAGGAGCTACAGAATAACGGCTGCTTTCGATCCCTGTTCAACTTATTAAACTAAACTCTGGGCTCACCGGATTTCGAAAATCGAGCTTGAATCAAAGAATTGGTTCTTCTGTAATCTCATTGTGTTTTTTCATGGGCTTTAGGTTTATGGGCAGTTTATTTTTTAGCTTCTTATCCAATCATGGGAGTATGGGATATGCATCCCATTGTGTGTTTTGTTATGTTTAATGGATTTTATATGATTGTAATCACCATTAGTTGTTTTGGACTGAAGTGAATATCTAGCTCTCAGCATCATAAGTCTTCAAGGATGATTTTTAATTAGTTGCTGGTTTTGATTTGCTTCATGTGACTTTTCTAACAAAGAAAATTTCGATTTGTTTTGAAGTTCAATACATCGAAGAAGTTTGAAGCTTCGTAGCTACGGCGTCAATGGAAAGTTAACATGTAAGTAAACCGGTTCTCGGAGACATAAACAGGCAAGACAACTAACTCAAAATGAATGACTGGAAGTTTTTCCGCTATTTTAAAATAGTAATCGATGTCTGTGAGGTGAATACAATCCGTTCCCAAAAGGGAGACCGGATAAGAGTCCCGTTCACCTAGTCACCTAGTGACCAAGAAGAATTTGGATAACTACCGTTAGATTTAATGCCCTCTTTtaatccaagggctatgataTAATGAGACTAATTTAATTACTTGATGATAATACATCAAGAGAACTTCTGGAAAAAACAAAGCAAATTCCAAAAGAACAAAGTAATCTTATTTCAAACTTGCAAGCAAACTGGTGATCGAAGAAAATCCCTGCAAATTTTAACTCCTCCATTTTCTAACAGCCTCATACATCTTGTTGTCCAGAATTGAAGACCCAGATAAAACCCCAATTTTtgttctctcttcctcttcttcgaTCTGTTACAATCTTCACCGCCTCACCATCCTGATCCCACAAACACTACACCGAACTCACCTTTCCTTGAACTCCACAATTAACACACACTGAAAACCTTTAGGAAGAGCAAAGAGCGTCTCTGCTTGGAGTAGTAACCCAGCCTCAAACCACAGAGCCAGATGAACCcaccaaaacaaaagcaaGATGGTGAAGGTTACAATGTGGAAGGTCAAGTGAGAATGAATCATGAATGCTTAATTAGGAACTAAGTTCACTTGGAGAGATCACTTGTGCCCAGTTTCTTTGATTGAAGATCAGGACCCATTTCAGTTTCTgtgtttcaaactttcaatgaAGATGATTAGGTAATTAAATCCGACTACAAGAGTGTTAGGTAATTAAATCTCATCCCTTAGATTAGCCTTCTTGTAATCTAACGGTAGTTGTCTATTTCTCCTTGGTCACTAGATGAACGGGACTGTTTCGATAAGCTTCCTCAAGGAAAGGAATCTCATATCCGCACAGATCTACGTCGGTATTCCACATTGAATAAATAATCAAGATTaactaatttatatttacttttacagttttttattttctctaattCTTATTGAATAATTAAcacaataaaaatgaaaatagtaATATTAAAATTAAGACTTCTCGTATTCATATGTTTAACAGATGATAAACTTCTAGatgtttaattatttttttgaatCTGGTTCAATGATTAGTTATGGACTATATGTTATCATGTCAATATGATGTTAGTACATGATCAACACACATATTGTATATGCAAGGGGAACTCATTCAAAGTTGGGTTTGAGCTGTGTACCCCTTTACTTCCTAGGTTATGTGGTCAAGATTAAGTTAGACAATCCCTTATTCTCTAGGTCAtggtttgttttctttatcaatgaataaaactCGATCTTAAAAAAGGGAATTATTGTTACATTCTCTCTAAAatttgtaaaagtaaaatgttgttccgggagaattactattctacccttgtgtgtgtcttagcctaataggtttcctgttaggagatagattagcatctccgtaatagattaggactccgaatcctatgggattgtggttttgtaaatgcctatatataggccaccatatcattcaataatacacaagtaTTTCACcctacaacacgttatcagcacgttgccctaaaaccctgagtttttagagccctaaaatttttttttctctcttctccgcCGGTCGCCGCCCCTGCtgctcgcagcccctgcccacTACAGCCCCTGCCGcaccgcagccctgcacgcgacgcagccccgcagggcctcctccgcattcgctccgcaaagaaatctttttgtcccgcaagtccccgcatcaaaacattcaaaattgctcctcccgcatattcacgcaagagacgtgaaattcacaagcaaggacttcgctcaagagaagctactcccgtatactacaaaccttcaaaggtaaatttttcataaacgttcccgcttttgaacgtatagatatattatatcgggcgctattagccttcttcttgtcttaattccggcctttcttataacgccgatgagactatagagggatgagtttctcctcttggtcgatgttttctgtgtgacggtcctgggggagtcacgattgttttgaaagggaagttaatcgattttcgtgtggtcgcctgagtgcaccgctgttttgggtgcgatcatgagtatcgccgcttccatcgatttttcttgtgaccatatacgtcaccccttctaattcctattatacttgaatctaatcgattctgTATTCgtgtttgtagatgtcatcgccatctcgaccggaatttggccttcttgatctagaaggaaaggaataccaccgctgggtttccgacatggaacttgctttcgagagccgagggattgaaggcatgtttgccgaccctcctactgatttcccacccatggctaagactcagactctcatcttcatgagacgtcacatccatgcaactctcaagaggcaatacttgaacgtaaaagatcctaaagaattatgggacaaactacgctcgcggtacaacaacgttcatgataagcttcttcctgaattgaccgttagatgggataacatccgtctattggactataagagagtggatgatttcaatcaggatatgctatgcttgca containing:
- the LOC126796157 gene encoding cationic peroxidase 2-like, whose product is MYLKSSILLTILLIALATTLPNAQGKNVPRVGYYSRSCPRAESIVKKTVQSHFKSDATVAPALLRMHFHDCFVQGCDGSVLLDGPSTEKTAGPNQGLRGWEVIDDAKKKLEAACPGVVSCADILALAARDSVVLTKGIDWKVPTGRFDGRVSLASETSALPGFRDSIKVQKEKFKNLGLNTQDLVTLVGGHTIGTTACQFFSYRLYNFNTTGNGDVTDPAISPSFLSQLKSLCPQNGDGTKRVDLDTGSANLFDTKFFKNLKNGRGVLESDQMLWTDASTRSLVQRFLGVRGMQALNFNAEFGRSMVKMSKIGLKPAAKGEIRRVCSVIN